Part of the Caulifigura coniformis genome, TCGCGACCATCGCTCGCGAAAAACAGGCCGCCGTCATTCTCGTCTCGCATCAACGCAAGCAGGGGGGCTCGATCGCCATCCATCGTCCGCTGGGTTCGCTCGCCTTCGCGGCCGTCGCACGCATTGTCCTGTTCCTGAAGACCGACCCCTCCGTGATCGGTCGTCGGCTCCTCCTCCCGGCCAAGATGACGCTCCAGTCCGAAGCGTCCGCCCGTGCGTTCACGATCGAAGAGGGGCGAGTCTCATGGGAACCCGCGATCATTCCGGTCGCCTCTGGCGATCTCCACGAGTTCGTCTTCTCGACGGAAGAGATCGACGATCAGCGCGGCCGCGCGAAGGAATGGCTCATCGAACAACTCGAAAAGAAACGCGTTCCCGCCGACGAAATGAAACGGCGCGCCAGGGAACTTCGCATTCCCTGGAGGGTGCTGAGACAGGCCAAAAAGGACGCCAAAGTTCGCTCCGTCCATGACGGCGCTGAAAACCGCTGGTACTGGCAGATGCCTGACAACTGGATTCGCGACTTCCAGGGCATCGCATTCCCCATCGTCATTTAACAGGCTGCCGCCAAAGGTGCGTGCCACGGCTCTGTGAGCCGTGCAAACGTCGAGCACGCTTCGAAATCAAAGGGCTCGAAACGGAGTGGAAATGGCGAATAAGTTCTGCACTAGCTCGTAATGTCTGCTGGACCAGACGCGCCAACCAGGACCGAGGAGTACGCAACCACCCACACTCGCGCCCTCCTCGGTCGCCCTCCCTGAGTTTCGGAGACAGGCATTTCGAAACCGCTCCTGCCATGATTCAACGGAACCTGCCGGAGCAGCACACGTGAGCCACATTCGCACCGCGGTCCTCGGCCTGGCGCTGGCAGCCGTCGTCCCTGCCGTCGCGGCTGAAGGCATTGCCTCCCGCTATCCCGGCGACGCCGGCATCGAACGCGACCCGGCCGTCATCCTCGTCGAGAACTTCGAGGCCCCGCTGGCGGATCTTCACAATCGCTGGGAAACGGTCGTCTCTCCGGAAGACCATCGCGCATCGAACGACGTCGCCCCCGGCAGCAGCGGGAAGAAGTCGCTCGTCATCGATCGGAATTCGTCGTCATCGCCCGGGCTGTACACGCGGCTGAAGAACCCGGCCGGCGGATTCGGTTTCGACAAGGTCCACGCCCGCTACTACGTGAAGTTCGCCGAGGACTGCGGCGAGATCCATCACTTCGGGACCTGCCTGGGAGGGAACAACCCGGCGACGGCCTGGCCGAGCGTGAAGGCAGGGCAGCCGACGGAAGGGGGCAAGTCGTTCTGGTCGGGGATCGAACCGTTTGGATCGAGCTGGACGTGGGACTACTACACGTACTGGCATGCGATGCGCGGGAGCCCGCCCCGCGGCCAGACGTGGGGGAACACGTTCATCCGCGACCCGTCGCTGAAGGTCGAGAAGGGGAAGTGGATCTGCATCGAGCAGATGATCCGGATGAACGACGTCGGCCAGTCGAACGGCGAGCAGGCGCTGTGGATCGACGGAAAACTCGTCAGTCACCTGAAGCCGGGCGAGCCGAAGGGCGTCTGGATCTTCGACAAGTTCACGCCGGGGAAGGGGGGACAGGGCGTCCGCTGGAGCAAAGAGAAGGGGGACCGGGAGACGTTCGACGTCCCGGCCGAGGGGGCTCCCTTCGAAGGCTTCGAGTGGCGGACCGATCCGCGGCTGAACGTGAACTTCGTGTGGCTGTACGCCTACACCCAGAAGCCGGCAGGGCACCGGATCAGGGTGTGGTTTGATGATGTGGTGGTGGCGACGGACTACATCGGGCCGATTCAGAAGTCGCGTTGATGAAAGGGAGTTTCGGGGCGGTGCGTGCTCCCAAGCGGAGGCAGATACTTGGAACATGGCAATCCCAGCATTTCGCCATTGCTGCCATCATGGCCCGCCAGAAGCAGCATCCCACCACGACTTGATTCTGCTAAGCACTCCTCCGTCTCTCTTCCTGTACTCGGAGAGTTCCAGCATGATTTCGTCGTAATCGGGATCATCGACGCGTCGTCCCAGCATCCGCCCGGCCATCACGTCAAACACAAGGTCCTCGCCGCGACATTCCCGATCGACCTGCGCCATTGGACATTCGCGCAGGACGCCTGCTTCCTCCGGCAGTGGTTCGCCTTCGTTCGCAAACAGTGGATCATCGGCGGTTCCAGCGGCGACGCGGATCAGCTTTCCGCGGGAATAGACGGCGTAACCCCACAGGTTCACCACGCTGCTCAGAACGACTGCCAAGACTTCTCCATTCGGGTAAATCTGCAGGAAACGCGACCGGAAATCGGTCCCGGCGACGCGACCTGCCGACTTTCCAATGATGCGGTACGAAACGTCGTCGAAGAAATCGGCCGAGCGATCGACGTCGCAGAGGATCGCGCCGTGAGGGTAGGCGCCAAGAAAC contains:
- a CDS encoding AAA family ATPase; the protein is MPKASQPPDREHLPQPLRLDRCAEREIAWLWHPRIPLGKVTLLVGDPDSGKSFFALDLAARVSRGLGVPPEPGMEKPGQVLLLSADDDLHDTILPRLRAAEADLHRITLLPAYCTRGNGAQPLSLNREFQWFEDVVKPLKNLRLIIIDPISAYLRGAAAYDHFTIRQFLQRLATIAREKQAAVILVSHQRKQGGSIAIHRPLGSLAFAAVARIVLFLKTDPSVIGRRLLLPAKMTLQSEASARAFTIEEGRVSWEPAIIPVASGDLHEFVFSTEEIDDQRGRAKEWLIEQLEKKRVPADEMKRRARELRIPWRVLRQAKKDAKVRSVHDGAENRWYWQMPDNWIRDFQGIAFPIVI
- a CDS encoding DUF6928 family protein, which codes for MGWKCFAVFATDVPAYFSSLPPHDPEAADRLREKLGLSDHERVGRSIFDEAMYPDSGTLFLGAYPHGAILCDVDRSADFFDDVSYRIIGKSAGRVAGTDFRSRFLQIYPNGEVLAVVLSSVVNLWGYAVYSRGKLIRVAAGTADDPLFANEGEPLPEEAGVLRECPMAQVDRECRGEDLVFDVMAGRMLGRRVDDPDYDEIMLELSEYRKRDGGVLSRIKSWWDAASGGP